One stretch of Rosistilla oblonga DNA includes these proteins:
- a CDS encoding DUF1501 domain-containing protein, which produces MDKSKIRIDRRTAIVASTVGYAGMRLPTAAWGKPAATTTRASGKAKSTILFFLCGGASHVDTWDMKPDAGSAYRGPFASIQTAAPGIRLCEHLPMTAKVADHLAIVHGVSDRGLATGDHHAGYYYNLTGHAPDNTFRTQGNDRRPYPDDWPFMGSVVASKREPHESLPQAITLPHKPSRPPYTRPGQFSARLGAEFDPFYLSSDPGNPLTFAAPSLTLQDGVTRDRLSDRKGLLKSIDGARRTFETDAAASNFEIQHRKAFELLASSATSRAFDVSEEPLAVRERYGQTVNGTSLLMARRLVQAGVPFVTVFWKEDTSLNAKCKSAGGWDTHGNNFQCLQENLLPEFDRCYSALIEDLAQSGLIDDTLVLVSSEMGRKPKIGDIRSGGVVGAGRDHWTACMSNLFAGGGIRGGQVYGETDKRGEYPEHQTIGPEDIVKTVYHAMGVNDLSAIDASGQPISLLAEGEPLHQLF; this is translated from the coding sequence ATGGACAAAAGTAAGATCCGTATCGATCGCCGGACCGCGATTGTGGCATCGACAGTTGGTTATGCCGGAATGCGGTTGCCGACCGCAGCGTGGGGCAAGCCGGCTGCGACAACAACGCGAGCATCGGGGAAGGCGAAGTCGACGATCCTCTTCTTTTTGTGTGGCGGTGCGTCGCACGTCGACACTTGGGACATGAAGCCCGATGCGGGGAGCGCCTATCGCGGCCCGTTTGCTTCGATCCAGACCGCCGCTCCCGGTATCCGATTGTGCGAGCATCTTCCGATGACCGCCAAGGTGGCCGATCATCTGGCGATCGTGCATGGAGTCAGCGACCGCGGGCTAGCGACGGGAGATCATCACGCCGGGTATTACTACAACCTGACAGGGCACGCGCCGGACAACACCTTCCGGACTCAGGGGAACGATCGGCGGCCCTATCCCGACGATTGGCCTTTTATGGGATCGGTCGTCGCTTCGAAACGCGAGCCCCACGAGTCGTTGCCGCAGGCGATCACCTTGCCGCACAAACCGAGTCGCCCTCCCTACACGCGGCCCGGCCAATTTTCGGCTCGCTTGGGGGCCGAATTTGATCCGTTTTATTTGAGTAGCGATCCCGGCAATCCGCTCACCTTCGCGGCGCCGTCGCTGACATTGCAAGATGGCGTCACGCGCGACCGATTGAGCGACCGCAAGGGATTGCTGAAATCGATCGATGGGGCGCGGCGGACTTTTGAAACCGACGCGGCGGCTTCGAACTTCGAGATCCAGCACCGCAAAGCGTTCGAACTGCTGGCATCCTCTGCGACCAGCCGCGCGTTTGACGTTTCGGAGGAACCGTTGGCGGTTCGCGAACGATATGGCCAGACGGTTAATGGCACCAGCCTGCTGATGGCTCGCCGCTTGGTCCAAGCCGGCGTTCCGTTTGTGACAGTCTTTTGGAAGGAAGATACAAGCCTCAACGCAAAGTGCAAAAGCGCCGGCGGTTGGGATACGCATGGAAACAATTTTCAGTGCCTGCAGGAAAATCTGCTGCCAGAGTTTGATCGCTGTTATTCGGCGCTGATCGAAGACCTCGCCCAAAGCGGACTGATCGACGATACGTTGGTCTTGGTCTCCAGCGAGATGGGCCGCAAGCCGAAGATCGGCGATATTCGTTCCGGCGGCGTCGTGGGGGCGGGCCGCGATCACTGGACTGCTTGCATGAGCAACCTGTTTGCCGGCGGTGGCATCCGCGGCGGCCAGGTCTACGGCGAGACCGACAAGCGAGGCGAATATCCCGAACACCAAACGATCGGGCCCGAGGACATCGTCAAAACCGTCTACCACGCGATGGGAGTGAACGACCTTTCGGCGATCGATGCCAGCGGCCAACCGATCAGTCTGTTAGCTGAAGGCGAACCGCTTCACCAGTTGTTCTAG
- a CDS encoding GntR family transcriptional regulator, whose product MQLHISTDGVPIFQQIVDQIQYRIVSGQLAAGDELPTIRGLAESLRVNPNTVARAYRELEHEGLVEKRRTTGTFVAEQIERRTLNQRRDLLKPHLQRLIIQSRQLGFSIDDVIEQLKKRDDQIPRDENRS is encoded by the coding sequence ATGCAATTACATATCAGCACCGACGGCGTCCCGATCTTCCAACAGATCGTCGACCAGATCCAATATCGCATCGTCTCGGGCCAATTGGCCGCGGGGGATGAATTGCCGACGATCCGCGGGCTGGCGGAGTCGTTGCGAGTGAACCCCAACACCGTGGCCCGCGCCTACCGCGAGCTCGAACACGAAGGGCTCGTCGAGAAGCGGCGAACAACCGGCACGTTTGTCGCGGAGCAGATCGAACGCCGAACTCTGAACCAACGTCGCGATCTATTGAAACCGCACTTGCAGCGATTGATCATCCAATCGCGGCAGCTGGGATTTTCGATCGACGACGTGATCGAACAGTTGAAGAAAAGGGACGACCAAATTCCTCGTGACGAGAACCGATCATGA
- a CDS encoding ABC transporter ATP-binding protein has product MNASQTDGVAVDVQNLSRKFRGNEALRDVNLQIPSGSIFGLVGLNGAGKTTLIRHLIGALVAKHGQVRVLGQDPVADPAGVLRRIGYLSEEDSLPQWLRVGELIDFSKAMYPTWDDAYAAELCEMFSLARTSRLQSLSKGQRARAGLLVAIAHRPELLILDEPSSGLDPIARSDILEAIIRTVGEEGRTVLFSSHLLDEVARVCDSVALMSAGQIVERRTIEDLQSRYCEIICRENFADGDSPRLPAAFGWQRSGGEWSAVVETQRLEASLQSGDLQLLNRYEITLERWFTARANTGAGDPLAIEEDESGPQQAIASGEIQ; this is encoded by the coding sequence ATGAACGCTTCCCAAACCGATGGTGTCGCTGTTGACGTTCAAAATCTGAGCCGGAAGTTTCGTGGCAACGAAGCGCTCCGCGACGTGAACCTACAAATCCCCAGCGGTTCCATTTTTGGACTGGTGGGGCTTAACGGAGCCGGCAAGACGACGCTGATTCGCCACCTGATCGGTGCTCTGGTCGCCAAACATGGCCAAGTCCGCGTGCTGGGGCAGGATCCGGTTGCCGATCCCGCGGGCGTTCTGCGGCGGATCGGTTATCTAAGCGAAGAGGACTCGTTGCCGCAGTGGTTGCGTGTGGGGGAACTGATCGATTTCTCCAAGGCGATGTATCCGACCTGGGACGATGCCTATGCGGCGGAGTTGTGCGAGATGTTTTCTCTGGCGCGGACGTCGCGTCTGCAATCGTTGTCCAAAGGACAGCGGGCGCGGGCGGGGCTGCTGGTTGCGATCGCCCATCGCCCCGAACTGCTGATCCTCGACGAACCGAGCAGCGGGCTGGACCCGATCGCACGCAGCGATATCCTCGAAGCAATCATCCGAACGGTTGGTGAAGAGGGGCGAACCGTGTTGTTTTCCAGCCACCTGTTAGACGAAGTCGCTCGCGTTTGCGACAGCGTTGCTCTGATGTCCGCCGGGCAGATCGTGGAGAGACGCACGATAGAAGATCTGCAGTCGCGGTATTGCGAGATCATTTGTCGGGAGAATTTCGCGGACGGCGACTCACCCCGTCTGCCCGCTGCGTTTGGCTGGCAGCGCAGTGGCGGGGAATGGTCGGCGGTCGTCGAAACACAGCGATTGGAAGCGTCGCTTCAGAGCGGCGATCTACAGTTGCTGAATCGCTATGAAATCACGCTGGAACGCTGGTTCACCGCGCGAGCAAATACCGGCGCCGGCGATCCGCTAGCGATCGAAGAGGACGAAAGTGGGCCGCAGCAAGCGATCGCATCGGGAGAGATCCAATGA